The following DNA comes from Castanea sativa cultivar Marrone di Chiusa Pesio chromosome 10, ASM4071231v1.
ttacatatccaaacacgtccgaggagtagatttgtcctcggatttcaaggccgaggacatagaaagagaagtttggtatccctgttatattataatgagtcctacaattatggggatgcacggtatacgtggagggcgagagaaagaacggtggaatgtctaaaaataaaggctgctaccaccgcccatacattaaaagctctggaAATTGATACACGAACtttgtatagatggaaggatgggacctgaacatcgagcttggaacttggtcctaATCCcggcgggctttagggaagaatggatgggacaagtatccaaaaggGGGATTGCAACGAGAAaggtggaaggtgatgaagggaaaggaaaggatataaataggaggaaaggcatacgaagaagggggggacttttctgagtaaaagagatagagccaatagtaaatgataatcaacacttgtatccaaacttgagaaatatcattagaaaccatcctcggacacaatccgaggacgatttctcagtcttactctttgcaaacgattctttgttctgttctattgggcccaaagcccgttctttttgtaattgtctaaaccatccttgaaatctaaattacaagcccatcctctacaaattcattgtaaagaaaggtctttcaagcccatttttctcccagtcgtagtttgggaacttgaattgtgtccttacaatatatatatataaagttttacaaattccttctacgagttttcatattttgaaatcgttgagTAATAGTCACATTATCAATGTTACAAGTCACATCTATTTCAATGTACATAACCAAACTACaagtttattatttcttaatacaataaagataataattattattgtgTCTATTGTATGACTCTATTAACAATTCAATtcaacataaatttttattggttagttgtttcattatttttcattattaagCACTAGTAGAGTAGCAGTCTAGCACCCACCCCACAACAATAAAAGGCAAGTATTAGACAACTTTTATAGGAAGTGGTTTTTTAATTTAGGCATGATCTAATGGATTTTGACATTCATATTGTAGCTGTGGTCGCACCAGGATTAATTTGTGGCTGTGAACATAACTTTTCATAATACTGTTGGGGCAATTAAGCACCAACCAGTGGTAGTTCGAAAGATACATAATATCTATTTTCTCATTAGAAATATGAATAGGCAAGCCTGAAGCCATAGGAAATGTTTGCTTCTTTGAACTAAAGCCAAAATTGtgatcaataatttattttataaatgaaatttaCGGTTGTTAACTTGTTATGATTTCTCCATATAGTTTAAAAATGTTAACTCTATCTTCAATTTTTCACTCAACTTCTACCTCTATTTGGCTAAGCAACACCTGTCCCACCTTGTGCTAGAATAAGTGACAACAAGGTATTGAAAATTGGTTCTAGCAAAAATGCTCAGGAGCTTGTCAATTTCCAAACTGTGTATTTCATACAAATTTCTTTCTTGATTTGTGGGTTAGTAGTGGTCCCAGTGCCACTTTTATTGGCTtcttgtgttaatttcttaggGTATGGACAAAGACTTAGAATTAGTTGTCACTTGTGATTTGTGATAATGTTCATGTCTCTAAGTCAGTCATCCAATTTACTAGTAGCAGTCTCCGTTGATTTTAGTCCTTTTCagtggaataaaaaaaagtttctattCTTCCATCTTGATTGAAAGTAATTGACATTCTTGTATTAAGTAATTTAAGTATACAATACAGTTGATCCTCACTAGCCAAAACCAAGCTGTTCTTTGTAGAAGCTTGGTCATTACATCCttttcaatatcacaccttacctaTGTGTGACGACTCAACAAcattgagtatctttttttttagaaacacacacacacacatatataggggaaaTACTTGATTGAAAATAATTGACATTCTTGTATTAAGTAATTTAAGTATACACTATAGTTGATCCTCACTGGTCAAAACCAAGCTGTACTTTGTAGAAGCTTAGTCATTACATCTTTATTATActtaattaaacaattaatgatgaaaaaaataataataaaagagtaTGTAAAAGAACAAAGTCACAAACAGCTAGCTATAGCCTATACCTAAGAAGCTCCTCAAATTAAGCCACCATCGTAAGGTACTCCCGTTTGAGGCAACCAATTGTCAGCCAGCAAGAAGTTAGCCACAGTGAAATTAGCAGCTTCCGTAGCATTATTAATCACATGGTAAGTAGGCCACGAAACTCTGTTCGTAGTGTTTGATCCAGGTCCCGTGTTATCATACTCGGCATAATACAATGTGCTTAGTGCAAAATCTCCATTCCAAGCAATCCAACCAGCAGGGTTTATCAAACCATCCATGAAAGTTTCCATGTAAATTGTCCTAGAGTAATTCTTCCATGGCCTTCCTAGGTATGTCTGAAAAGTAATATTGCTTGAAGCCAACTCATCGGCAGCTCTAATAGTACAATTTTGAATCGAGGTACCCGTGTTTTGATTTGGATCTGTTCGACCTTGTGCTGTGATGGCATTGAACTGTCCACTCATTGGTAGTCGGGGGTATatgttacaattttgaagaacaGCCACTGCGTTACCAAATATGAAATCTACCGTGCCATATATGTCACACTCTCTATAGAATTGCCTGAGAGAATGTGCATATAAGGTGTCTTGATAGGCTTCAAAGCTGCAGCTATAAAATGTGGACAAATCAGCCCCATTTCGAACTGCTACTGCTTGGTGCTTAATTGCCCCAGCAGTATTGCGAAAAGTCATGTTCACTGCCACAAACCCTGTTGCGACCACAGCTGCAATATGAATATCAAAATCCATTAGATCAATCCTAAGTTCAAAAAAACcacttagggtgtgtttgtttggagtgaaaatagggaggatggaaaatagggagagaaaaatagagtgaaaaatgacattttctactgtttggttgagagggggagggggagagaaaagtggtgaggcccacaagttttctctcctcccattcaaaatacaatctctccaaattggagagaaaattagagtaaaaagtgagaaatttttttttgacaaaactaCCCCCacttttctggtttttttttttttttttttttaacgtcatgggaaaaatattataacgtttctagctcttttttttttttttttttttttctttctttctttcttttgttttgtcagGAGGTGGTgggttcttcttttttttctttttttttttgctcttaatttttatttttaatagtttaaaaaaaaaaaacacttttggatgattttttatgctattttttgAAATGTTCACTTTCATCtatgaacaattttaaaaaaaagtataatatattcttttctattttatttaagagaaacatgatggtaaatttataaaaatcttatttccaaccaaaccaaaaaattttctaTCCTTCTACTTTTtcaccctctcaaccaaacacaaccgaggaaaactaaaaacttttctatcctctcacttttccattctccttctattttctatcatctcactttttcatcctcccaaccaaatgGACTCTTACtgtaaaaattttctaatgctttcttcttgttgttggctcttgttttatttatttttaatctgcCCCTCTCTCCTTTGTTtgaaaagtaatatttttttattaatttatttgaatttgatttaaataacgtaattcaaaattttgtttttactcatatattaaatattactatctTCTAAGGTTATGttttcatatattaaatattactatctTCTAAGGTTATGTTTTCTTAAAGTAAGGCCATAACTTGTACATACACTAAAAGGTAGTttaaatagtatagtgagactcataaatagtagcaaaaataagttaaataataaaaaaatctgtcttTTTAAGTCAATGCCAAATGCACACTAAGTCTAACATTGCTACAAAAAATATGACGGGTTGATTACAATCGcgtaaaataataatagtatctTTAATGAATGGACAAAACTTATATACAATATCTTAGatgctattttttatgttcctattttaaaattttgtcatgtgaccatttaattaaaaattacatttttatctTATGAGGAAAAAAAGCTACATagtaaaattttaagagaaaaatataaggaATAACGCATGACTACTGTACCTAAGTATTCTCTTAATATAACTTATCTTCCCTTAATATAATATGTGAAAATGATATGAAATATGTGAAAATGAGGTTATATTTAAGATAACTTGTCTTAtcaaccattttttattttttattttttaaatctaaaagtCAATTTTTTCCTAACTCCTAACGATGACCATAATATATACTTATCATACACATAGTACATAtttgtcaaagaaaaaaaaacgaacATATTATATTTGAATGGCAGACCAAATTATCGAGAATTGAGCCGTTTAGTTGACTTTGGCACCTAGAATTTGAATGCGTAATAATAGTTCTTACCAAATGTTGCAGAATTGAAGGTTGTGGAGTTGTCCACGAAACTGCGGTTGCCTGTGATAATTGTCTGATTGATACCATCTCCAACCATCATCAAGTACCTCTTGTTCTTCGCAATGGACACATACTCTTCGTACACACCAGCCGTGACATAGATCAAGAAGTACCCATCAGTCAGGGCAGAATTGTTTGGAGCTGCAGAAATAGCATCATTGATGGTGGTGAAGTTTTCACTTCCATCTTGACTCACAGTCACAATGTCAGACACCGCAACCACCTCATCAACACCCTGTGACTGAAATAGCTTTCTCCGACTAACTGACTCGTATATTGCTTGTGTCTTGCTTGACATCTTTAAGGGTAAGCGTCCATTTCGGAAACCAAGTTGTTTCTTAATAGGTTTCCATGTTGTGTTTTGCTTTTTCTTAGGCACCCACCCCTTGGTGAAAAGAGCCAGAGAGACACTGTATAGTTTAGTGTCATTTGAAAGTGGGAGAGTGAGGCCTTTCCTTACGCTCCAAGCTGAAGCTGTGACTTGAAGGCCATCCAGACAAGTTTGTTCGTTGGTAAGAATAGCACTAAGCAAAGTCTGGATGTCCTCAGCTTTTGCACTAGAAAGAGTTTTACTAGTGTTGCTCACAGTTTGGAATGAGCTCAAGAGGAAATCCATGTTGAGTTCAGCTAGTTGCCTGCAATCTTCGAGGGCTTGAATTGCTGAATTTGTCAAAGTGGAGCTTTGCTTTAGATACTTGTCTATCATTGACAAAAACTTGCGGGATTGAGACAAAGATTTTCGGACTGTGTACCTGCCATAGTCATAGACATTGGCGGTTTGGTTAGGGAGCACTGTTTTGCAAAAGTGAGGATCTGGGGTGGACTTGCAAATGGTTCCTGGTGAGACTGGGCTGGTTGAATTGCTCTCAGTATCAGCAAAAGATACAGAGGCAAACAAGGCAAGGAAAACGAAACATGAAAATGTAAAGAAAGTGAAGAGCTTTGAAGCCATTGGGGtttcaaaaagagagaaagttcaaaaaatatatgtgaTGTGGAGGTGGAATTCACTCAATGCATTAGGCTTAATTTATAGGGAAAGGGGGTGAGCTTGATgagataaaaaaattgtaaagagaaagagagagatttaatTTACATGGGGATATTGAATATGTGAAGTCAACGTTTACGATTTTTCCAAAGCGCGTTGGTCTTGGGCTTAATGttaatcaacttaatctatTGGTTGCCATGGAGAATGAGGCGGCAAGCTGTAATCCAAATATTAATTAGTGAGTCTAGTAGAACTTAAGCTAATCACAAATCTAGTCTTTTGCCTAATTAATCAGATACTTTGCTGCGGGGTACTactatatatgtatatgcatGTGTTATCTTTTGTCAAACATGGGGTCGGTGACAGCCACATTGGTGACATATTCAAATACAATCTGCTTATTAAAACATGAGTAgttctaataaattattttataattttttttcttcataattttgACTTAGCAAATTATGAGTATTTAATTATCacttaaatataaatatactaTATTTTCTCCACTCCTCACACTCTGACCTATTATAATTATGGCAAAAAGgtgttaaaaattatatatttccgTGTGATTTTCCTAAAAAGAGACCTGATTTTTGACGTATCTAAATTCCTTTGTAtcatccttctcaaaaaaaataaaaaattaaattcctttgtattttttttcagattcagatcctctagatttcttagggtactctaccaataaattttcttaaatcctaaccactctttaatgatttaatggtcaaaattctgtcatgtcagcattttactaataatattcttaaaataataaaataatgttgcaaacaaaacaattaagattattattagtGAAATGTTGACATAACAGAATCCAgactattaatttattaaaaaataattaaaatttaaagaaatttatttgataaaatacCTTAAAAAATCTAGAGAATCTGGATCATTCGTTTTCCCAAGAGGCAAAAAAATCGTCTCCGCTTAACAACTTTCCACCAAATTCGTCCTCCTTACTGtcaaactttaatttttaacGTCTTGTCATGTTGGTTTAGGGTCACCTAGTTAATTTAAAGACCTTGACAATTGACATGCAAGTCTTTGAGAAGAGTTAAAATCATGCCATCTAGACTCGAGTAAAGAGTAAGGAATTTTTTAGCTCTCCATTGAGGTGTTCAAGAGATGTGTCAATGGGAAAATAATTGTTAatcattcataattttttatctcGATaatctcaataaaataaaataaatttgagaaaGAATATGATGATGTATAAATTGTCAATCTAGTTCATTTAAATGGTGTTGAATGCTCGTTACTATTCCTATAAAGGTGGAACAAAGGCTCTCTTAAGATGGTCACTAGTGTGGTGTCTGCCACAACATCATCAATGTCAAAGTCAGTATATAGAAACccttttagaaaaataaaaaaagctccAAATATCTGAGATGTTTATGTAAGGGTATCTTTAGGTGGAAGTTCTGTACCTTCTTTGCTTCTGATGAGTTTGTATATATAGTTTTGTGGTCTCTAGTTGTTGGAGACTTGATTATGGTTTTAATGCTCTTCTTGTAATGCCTTAGGGCTTATTACTGCGAGTCTTGATGAGGCTCCAATGGTCTGATAGCTAGCTAGTAATTGTCCAATGCATTGAATCCTCTTATTAATGACTTGTCTGCCCTCGTTCATGCCGCGTTGAGGTAGACGAAGGTGTTTCATGAGGTCATCCAAGAAAAGTGGTTTCATCAGTACCATCAGAACATGtacacaaaactcaaaacccgTTCATCATTTTTGACCAACATTATGACAACTCATACTTAAAAGTGAATATATATCATTATCATAATGGATTTAGTACGCTAGACTCAAATTATGTAGCATTATTATTTGTTAGGAGCACAAATTAGCATAAGCATGTGATAAGAAGTGAAAACAAACGGTGGGCAAGCAAATGAGATAGAGACTTGCTTTCTCAATGGCTTAAGTTGAACTTACTGACACTGCTATTCTTTTTGTAATAAATGATGTGTCAAATATTAATAGTtgaatttttcatccatgtcatATGGAAGACCAAATGCTACATGTAATGAGCAAAGTgctctaaaataataatatttagatAATGCCTACTAAAAACCCTCTGATAGTTAAGTTAGACattaaaagtataaaataatttacataGAAGAACAGATAGAGTTTCTGAATGATTATATGTGCCTCTTTCTGTCCTTGAAGGCTGATGCATGTAGTTTTCCTTcttattagagcatccacagtagtggagctaaattttagcaatttagctccacaaaaagttactttatctattttacctactcattttacaaaacatgttgCAGCAAtgaatctattttagctttcaacacaataaaataatataaacattacaataaaataatatatctactacaataaaataatatatcccactatccaaaaaatattcaaccaCCATTTAATTGAAAaggtgaataaatttttttttttttttttatagctctcAACTACAGTGCttatgtattgatacatgagcactgtagcactttagctaaaattttttactttaccTCCACTGTTGCAGGaagattttttgtgtttgagtggagctaaaataactatacagctatttagctccactactgCAATTGCTCTTAGAGGCTTTATtcctaatggcctgtttgggagtttagagagggaggagagtagaggagagtagaggggaggggagtagtggggaggagagtagaggagaatgattaccctccaccttgtttggatgtttttataattagtaagggggaagggagtaattagccattcTCCTTGTtcttaacattgtaattttataaatataataagggtaaattaggtaatttactttatcaataattttatgtgctctactctccctccaaatctctccaatttgggagaattaaaaatgagggggttggaggtagttgaaaccccttcaaaccccttcaaacctttccccctcctttttttaaaaactcccaaacaaggtaattgaattactcccattccctctactctactccccctccttttttaaacattcaAACAGGCCATAAGTCTTTTATGGTGGTTGTAATGCTCTCGGTGATTAATTGCCAATCATGACTTCATCAACGGTATGTATTGTCTTCCGTTGATTACAAAAGAGTTAGGGGTACTTATTAATAATGCTATTTTTGGCAATagaaatctctttttttttaaaagggcaagtttttatttaatacagAATTGATATTTTTTCGTTATTCAGCAAAAGAAAGAGATCTAATTTGGTATACGTTTATCATATCTTTCCGACGACAAAGTGAACAAACTGTTTAGAATCTACGCCCGTAGTTAGCCCAATCGATGTGAccgattactttttttttttcttttttaaacgaTAAAGACGTGTCCCACTGCACTTATCAAACAAATTAAGGTGGACTACTATTTTTGTACTTAGTTATACTTTTCCACTTGTCTCACGTGGGGGGCTCTATCCGTGAGAttggtgttagaaaaatatcatctACGGTGCGAAAATGATAGagtaatatcaaaataaaaggtaggctatatttattatttatacttctaactttaatcaaatttctatttagtgtcctaacaaaaaaaaaaaatcaatttaataagTATTTGATAAAGTCTTTAAGAACAGCTTATCTAGatagctaaaataaaataagcacaTGACTCAGGTAAGatttacaaataataagaaagaaaaattaaacttaCTTATAGTCAAAATTCAATCGCACACTTActcttgaaatattttattcatttcaatcatttaatttttccgtggattatatcttcttcttatatctttcatacttgtaaaatttctaaaaaaaattaaagatcaatagctatatcatcaataaattatttaaattgcaagtttttgtagtttaaaattatgtataaaatataatcttatagatcatatagtaaataatatcggattatcacaaaatttaacatatatattaagaacgtaaaaaacatgcaatccaacagttagattttcaaaatatgtagtaatgttaaaGATATTGAGCAAGGTTGTAGActtaagttacaaccaattttgtagctaaattttatcattttttatgtattaaatgtAATATTTACATCTCTTTCCATAACAATGTAATATTAAGTATCTTTAAAAACAACATTGTTAGCTAGTTTTTCGATTTTAAATggtagaaaaaatattatttttaaaatttttatttttcttgaaataattgattaagtaatattaaaaaaaattaaagtcataatcgtttctttttaataaattctctctctctctctctctctctctctctctctctctctctctctctctctctctctctctctctctctctctctctctctctccatgcaTTTTTTGGTCGAAGTTGGAGTACTAGTCACTCGTCTCGCCAGCCTAGACCTCCCGATCCTCtagtaataaatattacaatgaGCCAATAACGCATTAACACATGTTTATCCAATTAATTCGGCATGACTTATTACACATATTTAATTCTATTAATTTACCATTGACACAAGGCCGATATCCCCCTTGAGAGAAGCCATGACGCGTGACACTTATGCCTAGACGTTTTTGCTTTCTTTATGTcatatttttttgtgttatgttatattttttactagttttATAAGGTGTGAAGCAAATAAATCcaactttttgagtttttttttttttttagaagaaaactttttgagttgtggtgtgcctttgtgttagaactatttttcctctctcctgagtgtgtgtttgtttctcaaaaaaaaaaaaattgagttttaccTATCactttaattttgtcaattttttattagatggatCCCGCAATAACTCATCTTTAAAGAGCACTTATGACGTCTGCTgctaatgataactctttatcatcagattaagaccctaattagtttttgatataaatgagaattgaatctcaaatctcttattcaaccataaaaaagtgtaaaaagtTATGCATAagatataaaagcaaaaaataaataaataaggaagaagaaaaacctGCAAAGTTTAATACTTGGGGCTTAGTCCGTTAATTTCTACTGGTAttaaattaagtttaaaaaataaaaaaataaaaaataaaaaataaaaagaaggaagaagaaaacccTGCAAAGTCAATGAAACATTCAAATTCAATACACTTGACTGAAAAGCACAATCTAACCGAGTGAAATTAATTGACCCATTTATTGAAAGACGTTAGCAAAAAGGGGCGCATCACGACGGTGGACGCGGACCCTAGCTAGTTTCACCAACTCTAAAGCTTTCAATTATCATTGTTCGTCTTTACCTTGCAAGAAGGGTTCGCTTTAAAAAGTTAGAGAACCAAGAATTTCTAACTTCAAAGTTGTAACGCGGAAACATGTGCTGCGACTGCGAGATAAGTACGAATGGAGTCAAGCTTCACCAAACCTTAATTCTGTTTTTAAGCTACTCCACTTGCATTTATGCCTTTGGATTATTAATAATTGACTAAACTGCAACGGCTAAGTCCATAAATATTTGTTTCCAGAGCTAAAATCTGAAAACAGAATAGCCTTAACTAGctcaaagttatcattaaaaaattattcgtATATCCTTTATAAAAGTAATTAACTTGAATTAATATAGGCCCTACAAAGTCAAGGTTTGTAGATTAGTATATTTTTGTAGGGTACTGAATGTTTGAAATCAAAAGCGTGTGCAATGTATGTTGCTGAGTCAATGAAATTGGAGCCATTAACAGGCTGGCTGGAGATGCTTCGAGGACATGGTTTCTGGGCGCAAGGGACAAAACTAAAACACCTAAAT
Coding sequences within:
- the LOC142611575 gene encoding putative pectinesterase/pectinesterase inhibitor 7, yielding MASKLFTFFTFSCFVFLALFASVSFADTESNSTSPVSPGTICKSTPDPHFCKTVLPNQTANVYDYGRYTVRKSLSQSRKFLSMIDKYLKQSSTLTNSAIQALEDCRQLAELNMDFLLSSFQTVSNTSKTLSSAKAEDIQTLLSAILTNEQTCLDGLQVTASAWSVRKGLTLPLSNDTKLYSVSLALFTKGWVPKKKQNTTWKPIKKQLGFRNGRLPLKMSSKTQAIYESVSRRKLFQSQGVDEVVAVSDIVTVSQDGSENFTTINDAISAAPNNSALTDGYFLIYVTAGVYEEYVSIAKNKRYLMMVGDGINQTIITGNRSFVDNSTTFNSATFAVVATGFVAVNMTFRNTAGAIKHQAVAVRNGADLSTFYSCSFEAYQDTLYAHSLRQFYRECDIYGTVDFIFGNAVAVLQNCNIYPRLPMSGQFNAITAQGRTDPNQNTGTSIQNCTIRAADELASSNITFQTYLGRPWKNYSRTIYMETFMDGLINPAGWIAWNGDFALSTLYYAEYDNTGPGSNTTNRVSWPTYHVINNATEAANFTVANFLLADNWLPQTGVPYDGGLI